The Corynebacterium suranareeae genome window below encodes:
- a CDS encoding decaprenylphospho-beta-D-erythro-pentofuranosid-2-ulose 2-reductase yields the protein MLNAVGKAQNILLLGGTSEIGISIVSRFLKQGPSHVTLAARKDSPRVDAAVKEIEAAGAASVTVIDFDALDTESHPAAIDAAFEQGDVDVAIVAFGILGDNEAQWRDQALAVEATTVNYTAGVSVGVLLGQKFEAQGHGTIVALSSVAGQRVRRSNFVYGSAKAGFDGFYTQLGEALRGSGANVLVVRPGQVRTKMSADGGEAPLTVNREDVSDAVYDAVVNKKDIIFVHPLFQYVSFAFQFIPRAIFRKLPF from the coding sequence ATGCTTAATGCAGTGGGCAAGGCCCAAAACATTCTCCTCCTCGGTGGCACATCAGAAATTGGCATTTCCATTGTCTCTCGCTTCCTCAAGCAGGGTCCATCCCATGTGACATTGGCAGCGCGTAAAGATTCCCCTCGTGTTGATGCCGCAGTCAAAGAAATCGAAGCAGCCGGTGCCGCATCCGTTACCGTTATTGACTTCGATGCACTAGACACCGAATCGCACCCCGCAGCAATCGATGCAGCTTTTGAACAAGGCGACGTCGACGTAGCAATCGTGGCGTTTGGCATCCTCGGTGACAATGAAGCACAGTGGCGCGACCAGGCACTTGCAGTAGAAGCAACCACCGTGAACTACACCGCTGGTGTCTCCGTTGGTGTGTTGCTCGGCCAGAAATTTGAAGCCCAAGGCCACGGCACCATCGTTGCTTTGTCTTCTGTTGCAGGTCAACGAGTTCGCCGTTCCAACTTTGTCTACGGCTCCGCGAAGGCTGGTTTCGATGGTTTCTACACCCAACTTGGTGAAGCCCTACGTGGATCCGGCGCCAACGTGTTGGTTGTTCGTCCAGGTCAGGTGCGCACCAAGATGTCCGCAGACGGTGGCGAAGCCCCACTGACTGTCAACCGCGAAGACGTATCCGATGCTGTTTATGATGCAGTGGTGAACAAAAAGGACATCATCTTTGTCCACCCACTGTTCCAATACGTATCTTTTGCGTTCCAATTCATTCCGCGCGCAATCTTCCGCAAACTGCCGTTTTAA
- a CDS encoding FAD-binding oxidoreductase, which yields MNSSHGTSSSGASAGAHGALPLEAKKLNGWGRTAPTTAEVLSTPDLDIIVDAVRQVAEQNDSKPDYLKRGVIARGMGRSYGDPAQNAGGLVIDMQPLNKIHSIDPDSAIVDVDGGVTLDQLMKAALPYGLWVPVLPGTRQVTIGGAIGPDIHGKNHHSAGSFGDHVVSMELLVADGRILHLEPEGTAEDPQGDLFWATVGGMGLTGIIVRARIRMTKTETAYFISDTDRTNNLDETVAFHSDGSEHNYTYSSAWFDVISSEPKLGRSTISRGSLATLAQLEELAPKLAKDPLKFNAPQLMKVPDIFPSWTMNKLSLMAIGEAYYAMGAPAKNKVKNLTQFYQPLDLIGEWNRGYGSKGFLQYQFVVPMDAVEPFKEIIRDMQKSGHYSALNVFKLFGPGNRAPLSYPMPGWNVCVDFPIRPGLGAFLDDLDKRVMEFGGRLYLAKESRTSAENFHTMYPGMEGWLKTRHEIDPTGVFASDMSRRLELS from the coding sequence ATGAACAGTTCTCACGGCACGTCCAGCTCCGGCGCTTCGGCCGGTGCCCACGGAGCCCTTCCCCTAGAAGCTAAGAAACTGAACGGTTGGGGCCGCACCGCTCCTACCACTGCTGAGGTACTTTCCACCCCAGATCTAGACATCATTGTGGATGCTGTCCGCCAGGTCGCTGAGCAAAACGACTCCAAGCCGGACTACCTCAAGCGTGGCGTTATTGCCCGTGGCATGGGACGCTCCTACGGTGATCCAGCCCAAAACGCCGGTGGCCTTGTCATTGACATGCAGCCACTGAACAAAATCCACTCCATTGATCCGGATTCCGCGATTGTTGATGTTGACGGTGGCGTCACCCTAGATCAGCTGATGAAGGCCGCGTTGCCTTATGGCCTGTGGGTTCCTGTCCTTCCTGGTACTCGCCAAGTCACCATCGGCGGTGCCATTGGCCCTGATATCCACGGCAAGAACCACCACTCTGCTGGTTCCTTCGGCGATCACGTTGTCTCCATGGAGCTGCTCGTCGCCGACGGCCGCATCCTCCACCTTGAACCCGAAGGCACCGCAGAAGATCCACAGGGAGACCTGTTCTGGGCAACCGTTGGTGGCATGGGGCTTACCGGCATCATCGTGCGCGCACGCATCCGCATGACCAAAACTGAGACCGCTTACTTCATTTCAGACACTGACCGCACCAACAACCTCGATGAAACAGTTGCGTTCCACTCCGATGGATCTGAGCACAACTACACCTATTCATCAGCATGGTTCGACGTGATCAGCTCCGAACCAAAACTTGGTCGCTCCACCATTTCCCGTGGTTCCCTAGCCACCCTTGCTCAGCTTGAAGAACTCGCACCAAAACTGGCTAAAGATCCACTGAAGTTCAATGCTCCACAGCTGATGAAGGTTCCAGATATCTTCCCATCCTGGACCATGAACAAGCTCTCCCTCATGGCAATCGGCGAAGCCTACTACGCCATGGGAGCACCAGCGAAAAACAAGGTGAAAAACCTCACCCAGTTCTACCAACCACTCGACCTCATTGGTGAGTGGAACCGTGGCTATGGATCTAAAGGTTTCTTGCAGTACCAATTTGTGGTTCCAATGGATGCCGTTGAGCCCTTCAAAGAGATCATCCGCGATATGCAAAAGTCCGGCCACTACTCTGCGTTGAACGTGTTCAAGCTGTTTGGTCCAGGCAACCGTGCACCACTTTCTTATCCAATGCCTGGTTGGAACGTCTGCGTGGACTTCCCCATCCGCCCAGGTCTAGGAGCTTTCCTAGATGATCTGGACAAGCGTGTCATGGAATTCGGTGGACGCCTCTACCTGGCTAAGGAATCTCGCACTTCTGCAGAAAACTTCCACACCATGTACCCAGGTATGGAAGGTTGGTTGAAGACCCGACACGAGATCGACCCAACCGGTGTCTTTGCCTCTGACATGTCCCGCCGACTCGAGCTTTCCTAA
- a CDS encoding GtrA family protein has product MSLKTQAFRFIITGGISAVVDLGLLSLLQLVFGLPVPVARTISFIAGTTTAYMINRRWTFQAESSTSRFLAVVALYAVTFGINIGLQTLCSALFEGWGWNEAVAMVCAFVIAQGTGTVINFIVQRTIIFRVK; this is encoded by the coding sequence ATGAGCCTGAAAACCCAAGCATTCCGGTTCATCATCACCGGTGGCATCTCCGCCGTCGTTGACCTCGGCCTGCTGTCACTGCTGCAGCTGGTGTTCGGCCTACCCGTGCCCGTTGCCCGCACGATCTCCTTTATCGCCGGCACCACCACCGCCTACATGATCAACCGCCGCTGGACTTTCCAAGCAGAAAGCTCCACCTCCAGGTTCTTAGCCGTTGTCGCCCTGTACGCCGTGACGTTCGGGATCAACATTGGTCTGCAAACCCTCTGCTCTGCGTTGTTTGAAGGCTGGGGTTGGAACGAAGCCGTTGCCATGGTGTGTGCCTTCGTGATCGCCCAAGGTACTGGCACCGTCATCAATTTCATTGTCCAAAGAACCATCATTTTCCGAGTGAAGTAA
- a CDS encoding MOSC domain-containing protein: MSGLVLSTNIAQIQQDPGGDDRISGINKLPVDTGIDVFIPGPNYGDGSGVVGDVIGDTLHHGGAHKAVYAFSREELDFWNPTYRNGYFGENLTTSGIVLEDLLINQQVRIGTTVLEVSIPRRPCRTFAQWLEIKGWLKTFTQRGLPGSYFRVIEEGHINPGDRIDILDAPDHDITMSMAFRAKMGNKDLARRVVAAHCLPSRYHEELLKLI, translated from the coding sequence ATGTCTGGTTTGGTACTTTCCACAAACATCGCCCAGATTCAACAAGACCCAGGTGGCGACGACCGCATCAGCGGCATCAACAAACTCCCCGTCGACACCGGCATCGACGTCTTCATCCCAGGCCCCAACTACGGCGACGGATCCGGCGTAGTCGGTGACGTTATCGGCGACACCCTCCACCACGGCGGCGCACACAAAGCGGTATACGCATTCTCCCGCGAAGAACTTGACTTCTGGAACCCCACCTACCGCAACGGATACTTCGGCGAAAACCTCACCACCAGCGGAATCGTGCTAGAAGATCTCCTGATCAACCAACAGGTACGCATCGGCACCACGGTGCTGGAAGTCTCCATCCCCCGCAGGCCCTGCCGCACATTCGCCCAATGGTTAGAAATCAAAGGCTGGTTAAAAACCTTCACCCAACGAGGCCTACCCGGCAGCTACTTCCGCGTCATCGAAGAAGGCCACATCAACCCCGGCGACCGCATCGACATACTTGATGCCCCCGACCACGACATCACCATGTCCATGGCTTTCCGCGCAAAAATGGGCAACAAAGACTTAGCGCGCCGGGTCGTTGCAGCACACTGCCTCCCTTCGCGCTACCACGAGGAACTGCTGAAACTGATCTAA
- the glfT1 gene encoding galactofuranosyltransferase GlfT1, with protein MAKTGTHLQHGIDVAAVIVTHNRVELLRHSLEVVVSQSYPVKHIVVVDNGADPDVEKLVLEVAGDRAVYTPSRTNLGGGGGFAFGFLTALALGADAVWCADDDGRPEGPEVLKTLIDAASRHNLEEVSPVVCNADDPERLAFPLRRGLEWRRMRSELIDPAKPEDDLLPGIASLFNGALISAYAMERIGVPDYRLFIRGDEVEYHRRLVRSGLPFGTCLTTAYLHPDGSDEFKPILGGRMHTQYPDNDFKRFFTYRNRGYLMSQPGMRKLLPQEYARFAWFFLVQKRDVKGFREWLRLHKLGRDEKFNRP; from the coding sequence ATGGCTAAAACCGGGACCCATCTTCAGCACGGCATTGATGTTGCGGCGGTGATTGTGACGCATAATCGCGTTGAGTTGCTGCGGCATTCTTTGGAGGTGGTGGTGTCGCAAAGCTATCCGGTGAAGCATATTGTGGTGGTGGATAATGGGGCGGATCCGGACGTCGAAAAGCTGGTTTTAGAGGTCGCGGGAGACCGCGCCGTTTACACGCCGTCGCGCACTAATTTGGGCGGCGGTGGCGGTTTTGCTTTTGGTTTTTTGACGGCGCTTGCGCTGGGGGCGGACGCTGTGTGGTGCGCCGACGATGACGGCCGGCCTGAGGGTCCGGAGGTGTTAAAGACGCTTATCGACGCCGCCTCTCGGCACAATCTTGAGGAGGTTTCCCCGGTGGTGTGCAATGCTGATGACCCGGAGCGGTTGGCATTTCCGCTGCGTCGGGGTTTGGAGTGGCGTCGGATGCGCAGTGAGTTGATTGATCCAGCCAAGCCGGAGGATGATTTGTTGCCGGGCATCGCCTCCCTTTTCAATGGCGCCCTGATCAGTGCTTATGCAATGGAGCGCATTGGTGTGCCGGATTATCGACTGTTTATTCGCGGCGATGAGGTGGAGTATCACCGCCGTTTGGTGCGTTCAGGTTTGCCGTTTGGCACGTGTTTGACCACTGCGTATCTGCACCCGGATGGTTCTGATGAGTTCAAGCCGATTTTGGGTGGGCGGATGCATACGCAGTATCCGGATAATGATTTCAAGAGGTTTTTCACCTACCGCAACCGTGGTTACTTGATGAGCCAGCCTGGAATGCGCAAGCTTCTCCCGCAGGAATATGCGCGTTTTGCGTGGTTCTTCCTGGTTCAGAAGCGCGATGTGAAGGGGTTCCGGGAGTGGCTGCGCTTGCACAAGTTGGGCCGCGACGAGAAGTTTAATAGGCCTTAG
- a CDS encoding VOC family protein, giving the protein MGTHIDHIVIAAPNLEDLVSRFEKLTGVKAVAGGRHDTGTANALVPLAGTKSYLELIGPDPEATAVTRDNFAIATTTSTEPRVAAWCVRPDDLEALAKQRGTQSHPMSRHTPEGTTLSWRLILPEPGVDFAPVPFAIDWLDSPHPSKVTELQVSIHSFTVYGPTKPDELPEPAKFQQGEPYLELVLESPKGRVNLSDL; this is encoded by the coding sequence ATGGGAACTCACATTGATCACATTGTTATTGCAGCCCCGAACTTGGAGGACTTGGTGTCGCGGTTTGAGAAGTTGACGGGGGTTAAGGCGGTGGCGGGAGGTCGTCACGATACTGGGACGGCGAATGCGCTGGTGCCGCTAGCCGGCACAAAGTCGTATCTTGAGTTGATTGGCCCGGACCCGGAGGCCACCGCGGTAACGCGGGACAATTTCGCGATCGCGACAACGACGTCGACGGAGCCGAGGGTGGCGGCGTGGTGTGTGCGACCGGATGATTTGGAGGCTCTCGCAAAACAGCGCGGGACGCAGTCGCATCCGATGAGCAGGCACACTCCGGAGGGGACGACGCTGTCGTGGCGGTTGATTCTGCCGGAGCCGGGTGTGGATTTCGCGCCGGTGCCGTTTGCGATTGATTGGTTAGATTCGCCGCATCCGTCGAAGGTGACAGAGCTCCAGGTCAGCATCCATAGTTTCACAGTTTACGGCCCCACAAAGCCTGATGAGCTGCCAGAACCCGCGAAGTTTCAGCAGGGGGAGCCGTATCTGGAATTGGTGTTGGAGTCGCCGAAGGGTCGGGTTAATCTGAGTGATTTGTGA
- the wzt gene encoding galactan export ABC transporter ATP-binding subunit Wzt/RfbE — MVSIDTYNACVDFPIFDAKSRSMKKAFLGAAGGAIGRNQDNVVVVEALKDINLHLREGDRVGLVGHNGAGKSTLLRLLSGIYEPTRGSADIRGRVAPVFDLGVGMDPEISGYENIIIRGLFLGQTRKQMKAKMEEIADFTELGEYLSMPLRTYSTGMRIRLALGVVTSIEPEILLLDEGIGAVDAAFMAKARNRLQALVERSGILVFASHSNDFLAQLCNTALWVDHGQIRDAGLVPDIVEAYEGKGAGDHVRRLLTRMEEEETEA; from the coding sequence ATGGTATCCATCGATACATACAACGCCTGCGTCGACTTCCCCATCTTCGACGCCAAATCCCGCTCCATGAAAAAAGCCTTCCTCGGAGCAGCCGGCGGCGCAATCGGACGCAACCAAGACAACGTCGTAGTCGTCGAAGCCCTCAAGGACATCAACCTTCACCTGCGGGAAGGCGACCGCGTCGGACTCGTCGGCCACAACGGTGCCGGTAAATCCACCCTCCTGCGTTTACTGTCCGGAATCTACGAACCCACCCGCGGTTCCGCCGACATCCGCGGACGCGTCGCCCCCGTCTTCGACCTCGGCGTCGGCATGGATCCTGAAATCTCCGGCTACGAAAACATCATCATCCGCGGCCTCTTCCTCGGCCAAACCCGCAAACAGATGAAAGCCAAAATGGAAGAAATCGCCGACTTCACCGAACTCGGCGAATACCTCTCCATGCCACTACGCACCTACTCCACCGGCATGCGCATCCGCCTAGCCCTCGGCGTGGTCACCTCCATCGAGCCCGAAATTCTGCTTCTCGACGAAGGCATCGGCGCCGTCGACGCCGCCTTCATGGCCAAAGCCCGAAACCGCCTGCAGGCCCTTGTCGAACGTTCCGGCATCCTCGTCTTCGCCTCCCACTCCAACGATTTCCTCGCCCAACTCTGCAACACGGCCCTCTGGGTCGACCACGGACAAATCCGCGACGCCGGCCTCGTCCCCGACATCGTCGAAGCCTACGAAGGCAAAGGCGCTGGCGATCACGTCCGCCGACTCCTCACCCGCATGGAAGAAGAGGAAACGGAAGCGTAG
- the wzm gene encoding galactan export ABC transporter permease subunit Wzm/RfbD, with the protein MQEQSKQKDLQADIARITAVTSDTAPDSQSMTIKAAWNDIVRGFKQHELWLQLGWQDIKQRYRRSVLGPLWITIATGVMALALGLLYSVLFKIPLAEFLPHVTVGLILWNFISGCIKEGADIFIDNEGLIKQLPSALSVHVYRLVWKQALFLAHNLVIWLLLMLIFPRPLGWDVLLIIPGMFLLVINGVWVVMFFGIVATRYRDVSPLLEAGTQLLFYVTPIVWMTSTLQDHSAEMGSRARLAELNPLYHYLEIVRAPMIGADLPAYHWWVVIAFTFVGLGLALLAMKQWRFRVSYWV; encoded by the coding sequence GTGCAGGAACAATCTAAGCAGAAAGACCTCCAGGCAGACATCGCCAGAATCACTGCCGTGACATCGGACACAGCTCCGGATTCACAGTCAATGACCATCAAGGCTGCCTGGAACGATATCGTCCGCGGATTCAAACAACATGAACTCTGGCTGCAACTCGGCTGGCAAGACATTAAACAACGCTACCGACGCTCCGTTCTTGGCCCCCTGTGGATCACCATCGCAACAGGAGTCATGGCACTAGCCCTCGGCCTTTTGTACTCAGTGCTGTTCAAAATCCCCCTCGCGGAATTTCTGCCACACGTCACCGTCGGCCTTATCCTTTGGAACTTCATCTCCGGATGCATCAAAGAAGGCGCCGACATTTTCATCGACAACGAAGGCCTGATTAAACAGCTCCCCTCGGCGCTGTCAGTCCACGTCTACAGACTCGTGTGGAAACAAGCCCTCTTCCTCGCTCACAACTTAGTCATCTGGCTTCTGCTCATGCTGATCTTCCCCCGCCCCCTCGGCTGGGACGTCCTGTTGATCATCCCAGGCATGTTCCTCCTGGTCATCAACGGAGTGTGGGTAGTGATGTTCTTCGGTATCGTCGCAACCAGATACCGCGACGTCTCCCCACTTCTTGAAGCCGGCACCCAACTACTCTTCTATGTCACCCCCATCGTCTGGATGACCTCCACCCTCCAAGACCACAGCGCCGAAATGGGCAGCCGCGCACGACTTGCCGAACTCAACCCGCTGTACCACTACCTCGAAATCGTCCGCGCCCCCATGATTGGTGCCGACCTCCCCGCCTACCACTGGTGGGTTGTCATCGCCTTCACATTCGTCGGCTTAGGCCTTGCACTCCTCGCGATGAAGCAATGGCGATTCCGCGTCAGCTACTGGGTATAA
- a CDS encoding aminotransferase class V-fold PLP-dependent enzyme: protein MGFDVARVRGLYTSLGDGWTYLNSHQIPQVPERVASGVAAAFRTHAQISEATLQPIAVDQLEAAREAVAGMVGADPACVVLGPTRQFLAHAVARGLGGFVRRKAGVVLSRADAGWLTAPFRALDGSFSWAEPDLGTGQLPDWQYKELVDGSTRLVVLSAAHPLLGTVAPVGKIVDTVRARSRAWVLIDATTYATYRPLDLDEWQADIVMLDLGEMGGPQISALIFRDTSMFPRMDQTMPLELPASSLPHGLLGGVPNLVRHLGNLDEEAESVAEAMGSMADFHKGLFEHLVESLEGLHAVHIVGISGDAAGQDAAFLDRVPRLTFTVEGVPAEMVYRRLVDNRLVTTVSPADPLLDAMGVTEAGGSITIGLSPFSTHYEVDQLTRVLASLA, encoded by the coding sequence GTGGGTTTTGATGTGGCCAGGGTTCGGGGGCTTTATACCTCTTTGGGCGATGGCTGGACGTACCTTAATTCACATCAAATTCCGCAGGTTCCGGAGCGGGTTGCGTCGGGAGTTGCGGCGGCTTTTCGTACGCATGCGCAGATTTCGGAGGCCACGTTGCAGCCGATTGCGGTGGATCAGTTGGAGGCTGCTCGCGAAGCGGTTGCGGGGATGGTCGGTGCGGATCCGGCGTGTGTTGTGTTGGGTCCCACGAGGCAGTTTTTGGCCCATGCGGTGGCGCGCGGTTTGGGTGGGTTTGTGCGTCGAAAAGCGGGCGTGGTGTTGTCGCGCGCGGATGCCGGCTGGCTGACGGCGCCGTTTCGCGCACTTGATGGCTCTTTTAGCTGGGCGGAGCCCGATTTAGGCACCGGCCAGCTGCCGGATTGGCAGTACAAAGAGCTTGTCGACGGCTCCACCCGCCTTGTCGTGCTCAGCGCCGCGCACCCCCTGCTCGGCACGGTCGCCCCAGTGGGCAAGATCGTGGATACAGTGCGGGCGCGTTCGCGTGCCTGGGTGCTTATCGACGCCACCACCTACGCCACCTACCGCCCCTTAGACCTAGACGAGTGGCAGGCCGACATCGTCATGCTTGATCTCGGGGAGATGGGCGGCCCCCAAATTTCGGCCCTGATTTTCCGCGATACCTCAATGTTCCCGCGCATGGACCAAACCATGCCACTGGAACTTCCCGCAAGCTCCCTGCCTCATGGGCTGCTCGGCGGTGTGCCTAATTTGGTGCGTCACCTGGGCAATCTGGATGAAGAGGCCGAGTCTGTGGCCGAGGCGATGGGGTCGATGGCGGATTTTCACAAAGGACTGTTTGAGCATCTTGTGGAATCACTCGAAGGACTCCACGCGGTGCATATCGTTGGAATTTCAGGCGACGCCGCTGGCCAAGACGCCGCATTCCTGGATCGTGTGCCCCGCCTGACTTTCACCGTGGAGGGCGTGCCAGCGGAGATGGTGTACCGACGATTAGTAGACAACCGCCTGGTCACCACCGTCAGTCCCGCCGATCCACTCCTCGACGCCATGGGTGTGACCGAAGCCGGTGGATCAATCACGATCGGACTAAGCCCATTTAGCACCCACTATGAAGTGGACCAGCTGACCCGCGTGCTGGCGTCGCTGGCTTAA
- a CDS encoding NAD(P)H-quinone oxidoreductase, with amino-acid sequence MKAIVQTEEKVTASLELQEIPVPTLKPGEVLVEVKAAGVNRADLLQTQGNYPVPPGASEILGLECAGVIVDAGDTGQTVGREVACLLTGGGYAEYVAVPEGQLMPIPAGYSFVEAASIVEVACTVWSNIGMLANLGSRQNPTFLIHGGAGGIGTFAIQMGKALGATVAVTAGSAEKLATCKELGADILINYKEEDFAEVLKNKADVILDIIGAKYLSQNVKAMAKDAHMVVIGMQGGVKGELNLGHLLAKRGTISATALRGRDEADKARIVSSTIENIWPLLESKKISHHIDHTLPLAEAADALQKIQDGTVTGKLVLTV; translated from the coding sequence ATGAAAGCCATCGTGCAAACTGAGGAGAAGGTCACTGCTTCTCTGGAATTGCAAGAAATCCCAGTCCCCACGTTGAAGCCTGGTGAGGTTTTGGTAGAGGTGAAGGCTGCGGGCGTTAATCGTGCGGATTTATTGCAAACGCAGGGAAATTACCCTGTTCCACCGGGAGCTTCGGAGATCCTTGGGTTGGAGTGCGCAGGAGTGATCGTGGATGCTGGCGACACTGGGCAAACCGTTGGCCGAGAAGTTGCGTGCCTGCTCACTGGTGGCGGTTATGCGGAATACGTGGCGGTTCCAGAGGGGCAGTTGATGCCTATTCCAGCAGGTTATAGCTTTGTGGAGGCAGCTTCGATCGTGGAGGTTGCGTGCACGGTGTGGTCAAATATCGGGATGCTCGCGAACCTCGGAAGCAGGCAGAACCCAACCTTCCTCATCCACGGCGGAGCGGGCGGCATTGGCACGTTTGCGATTCAAATGGGTAAAGCGCTGGGAGCAACGGTGGCAGTCACGGCGGGTTCGGCGGAAAAGCTAGCAACCTGCAAGGAGCTGGGTGCGGACATACTCATCAACTATAAGGAAGAGGATTTCGCCGAGGTTTTGAAGAATAAGGCGGATGTCATCCTCGATATCATTGGTGCGAAGTATTTGTCACAGAACGTAAAAGCCATGGCCAAGGATGCACATATGGTGGTTATTGGCATGCAGGGTGGTGTGAAAGGTGAGCTGAATTTGGGTCACCTGTTGGCTAAGCGGGGCACGATTTCCGCCACTGCGCTGCGTGGTCGTGATGAGGCGGATAAAGCACGGATTGTGAGCAGCACGATCGAAAATATTTGGCCGTTGCTTGAGTCCAAGAAGATTTCTCATCACATTGACCACACGTTGCCATTGGCCGAAGCTGCCGATGCGTTGCAGAAAATCCAGGACGGCACCGTCACCGGCAAACTCGTCCTGACAGTTTAA
- a CDS encoding 2Fe-2S iron-sulfur cluster-binding protein yields MALHTHKIDGETYAFSWSPTQTLLDALLQADLPARYSCMEGHCGSCQCTLTGGPSHMLNNEVLSTYEIVTEHQVLACQTIRDADGPYHCSFDD; encoded by the coding sequence ATGGCCCTCCACACGCACAAGATAGATGGCGAGACCTACGCTTTTTCGTGGTCACCCACGCAAACGCTTCTCGACGCCCTCCTCCAGGCCGACCTCCCCGCCCGCTATTCATGCATGGAAGGCCACTGCGGAAGTTGCCAATGTACGTTGACTGGAGGGCCTTCGCACATGCTCAACAATGAAGTTCTGAGCACCTACGAAATCGTCACAGAACACCAGGTGTTGGCCTGCCAGACAATCCGCGATGCTGACGGGCCTTACCACTGTTCCTTCGATGACTAA
- a CDS encoding alanine/glycine:cation symporter family protein, with protein sequence MDLLETFFTDVINDNLWMILPFLLVAAGLYFGGRTLLVQIRMIPEMFKAVVEKPAKEGEFADKQDISAFKAFTISAASRVGTANVAGVALAITLGGPGAVFWMWIIALVGGATSFIESTLAQLWKVKDGDSYRGGPAYYMTLGLNARWLAVIFGVAITLTFGFVYNALQSNAVVEAITVSLGTPSTTAKALVGLGMAGLSALVIFGGVQRIANVTQWMVPFMAGAYIIVGVLVIVINIQQVPTMINDIIAGAFGFRPVATASVWGAFWLAFMNGMRRGLFSNEAGEGSVPNAAATATVSHPVKQGLVQTLGVYFDTLLVCSITAFIILLSGVDYATGDIQSSSLTQSALANVVGAWGTHFITAVMFFLAFSSVLGNYYLAQANIQYFTDSKTVLTIFRVFVLLSVFSGAVASVPLIWALGDTFAGIMVLINLSAIIPLGGVAVKLLKNYTKQKKAGLDPVFHRDMLPEVRNIACWNGKDAATANYQEAMDVIKKN encoded by the coding sequence ATGGATTTATTGGAGACCTTCTTCACGGATGTGATTAATGACAATCTGTGGATGATCTTGCCCTTCTTGCTCGTAGCCGCTGGGCTCTACTTTGGTGGACGCACACTGCTGGTTCAGATTCGGATGATTCCGGAGATGTTCAAGGCGGTCGTCGAAAAGCCTGCCAAGGAGGGTGAGTTTGCCGACAAGCAGGACATTTCAGCGTTTAAGGCGTTTACGATTTCTGCGGCATCACGCGTCGGCACGGCAAATGTTGCTGGTGTTGCGTTGGCGATCACCCTTGGTGGACCGGGTGCGGTGTTCTGGATGTGGATCATTGCGCTGGTTGGTGGAGCAACGTCATTTATTGAGTCAACGCTTGCTCAGCTGTGGAAAGTAAAAGACGGTGATAGCTACCGTGGTGGACCTGCGTACTACATGACGCTTGGTTTGAATGCCCGATGGCTTGCGGTTATTTTCGGTGTCGCCATCACCTTGACCTTCGGTTTTGTGTACAACGCGCTGCAGTCCAATGCGGTCGTTGAGGCGATTACTGTGTCGCTTGGTACTCCGTCTACCACTGCTAAGGCCCTTGTTGGTTTGGGCATGGCGGGTCTGTCTGCATTGGTGATTTTCGGTGGTGTGCAGCGCATCGCGAATGTTACCCAGTGGATGGTTCCGTTCATGGCGGGTGCGTACATCATCGTTGGTGTGCTGGTTATTGTGATCAATATTCAGCAGGTTCCGACCATGATCAATGACATTATTGCTGGTGCTTTTGGTTTCCGTCCGGTGGCCACTGCATCTGTCTGGGGTGCGTTCTGGTTGGCGTTTATGAATGGCATGCGCCGCGGATTGTTCTCCAATGAGGCTGGTGAGGGATCTGTTCCGAATGCAGCTGCTACCGCGACGGTGTCTCACCCAGTAAAGCAGGGTTTGGTGCAGACGTTGGGCGTGTACTTCGATACGCTGCTGGTTTGCAGTATCACGGCCTTCATCATTTTGCTGTCTGGTGTCGATTACGCGACTGGTGATATTCAGTCTTCTTCGTTGACGCAGTCCGCGCTGGCTAATGTTGTTGGTGCGTGGGGCACTCACTTTATTACTGCCGTGATGTTCTTCCTGGCGTTTTCATCGGTGCTGGGTAACTACTACCTGGCGCAGGCAAATATTCAGTACTTCACCGATTCGAAGACGGTCTTGACCATTTTCCGTGTGTTTGTGCTTCTCAGTGTGTTCTCCGGTGCTGTGGCATCTGTGCCGCTGATCTGGGCTTTGGGAGATACCTTCGCGGGCATCATGGTGCTGATTAACCTGTCGGCAATTATTCCGCTGGGTGGTGTGGCCGTGAAGCTGTTGAAGAATTACACCAAACAAAAGAAGGCTGGTTTAGATCCGGTGTTCCACCGCGACATGCTGCCAGAAGTCCGCAATATTGCGTGTTGGAACGGTAAGGATGCAGCTACGGCGAATTACCAGGAAGCAATGGACGTGATTAAGAAGAATTAG